A stretch of Perognathus longimembris pacificus isolate PPM17 chromosome 1, ASM2315922v1, whole genome shotgun sequence DNA encodes these proteins:
- the Tusc1 gene encoding tumor suppressor candidate gene 1 protein → MWRMRGGTTRRGSCGGGGAGRRPVRQGRAPEGGGGGVGWRGRAGGSRQQLEERFADLAASHLEAIRARDERDRQNARLREENARLRLENRRLKRENRSLFRQALRLPGEGGDCPPAEALPGPEDAGTNRGASGGGQDEEPGSPRALRERLEKLEAMYRRVLLQLHVQQQARASRGYQDESPPREPQAYLHAGDSEPAGPWL, encoded by the coding sequence ATGTGGCGCATGCGTGGTGGCACCACGCGACGCGggagctgcggcggcggcggggcaggCCGCAGGCCAGTCCGCCAGGGCCGGGCTCctgagggcggcggcggcggcgtgggcTGGAGAGGCCGCGCGGGCGGTTCCCGCCAGCAGCTGGAGGAGCGCTTCGCCGATCTGGCGGCCAGCCACCTGGAGGCCATCCGCGCGCGGGACGAGCGAGACCGGCAGAACGCGCGGCTGCGCGAGGAGAACGCCCGACTGCGGCTGGAGAACCGGAGGCTGAAGCGCGAGAACCGCAGCCTCTTCCGTCAGGCTTTGCGGCTACCCGGCGAGGGCGGCGACTGCCCGCCCGCCGAGGCGCTTCCCGGCCCGGAGGACGCGGGCACGAACCGGGGGGCGAGTGGCGGCGGCCAGGACGAGGAGCCCGGCAGCCCCAGGGCCCTGAGGGAGCGGCTCGAGAAACTGGAGGCCATGTACCGCCGGGTTCTCCTGCAGCTGCACGTACAGCAGCAGGCTCGGGCCTCGCGCGGGTACCAGGACGAGTCGCCTCCGCGGGAACCCCAGGCCTACCTCCATGCTGGGGACTCAGAACCCGCTGGGCCTTGGCTGTAG